A stretch of the Medicago truncatula cultivar Jemalong A17 chromosome 5, MtrunA17r5.0-ANR, whole genome shotgun sequence genome encodes the following:
- the LOC11426314 gene encoding rRNA-processing protein UTP23 homolog, with protein MKVKKQKRHRKSLTFYTACFGFRKPYKVLCDGTFVNHLIVNRITPADTALANILSATVKLYTTRCVVAELKRLGKSYSEALDAANDLIIARCEHDKCVRADSCIMEVVGENNSEHFFVASQDTDLRKKLEEVPGVPLIFGLRNALFLESPSAFQKEYVKTSEERRLHMTDKEYQIFKDRAMKKLADGEADNSNAEIVENNDLGDSIASAQAIKRSIISRNQNGVRDKPQFKRRKAKGPNPLSCKKKKSRENQNNPTKETKGDNTVKRSRKRKRSRKGQKSTETES; from the exons ATGAAGGTTAAGAAACAAAAGAGACATAGGAAGAGTTTAACGTTTTACACTGCATGTTTTGGTTTTCGAAAACCTTACAAAGTTCTATGTGATGGAACATTTGTTAATCACCTTATTGTCAATCGTATAACACCTGCTGATACTGCTCTTGCCAATATTCTTAGTGCCACTGTCAAGCTCTACACAAcaag ATGTGTTGTTGCTGAATTGAAACGGCTTGGGAAGTCGTATTCAGAGGCTCTTGATGCAGCGAATGATCTTATAATTGCAAG ATGCGAGCATGATAAATGTGTGAGGGCCGATTCCTGCATCATGGAGGTTGTTGGAGAAAATAATTCCGAGCACTTCTTTGTTGCTAGTCAGGACACTGACCTACGGAAGAAGTTGGAAGAG GTACCTGGTGTGCCCCTCATATTTGGTCTCAGAAATGCTCTTTTCCTCGAATCTCCATCTGCATTTCAGAAGGAGTATGTCAAAACTTCTGAAGAAAGACGATTGCATATGACCGATAAAGAGTACCAGATATTTAAGGATAGGGCTATGAAGAAACTGGCTGATGGTGAAGCTGATAATTCCAATGCTGAAATAGTGGAAAACAATGATTTAGGAGATTCGATTGCAAGTGCACAGGCAATAAAAAGAAGCATAATTTCAAGGAATCAGAATGGCGTCAGGGATAAACCTCAAttcaagagaagaaaagcaaag GGTCCAAACCCACTTTCgtgcaagaagaagaaaagtcgTGAAAACCAAAATAATCCTACAAAG GAAACCAAAGGAGACAACACAGTGAAGAGAAGCAGGAAAAGGAAGAGGTCGCGGAAAGGACAAAAATCAACAGAAACAGAGAGTTAA
- the LOC11410633 gene encoding uncharacterized protein, whose product MEVDGDKSDNGNRKRKRRFLKRKLLVNEKVELRSLEDGFLGSWHPGKILRCGRKTRYVKYDNILDDEESDYLIEVVDVSSVLDGVNSSSALDCSYQRGLIRPLPPPIELLIKDLPFGQCVDVKYQDAWWEGVIFDRCNGMKDRSIFFPDLGDEMKVGVKQLRITQDWDESTENWLPRGKWVFLELFEECERVSYVAVSVKQIWYDIRMRKDFAETIREWTCNVKELWRDLVVEVIGDYYTLTLSEVRPALNIPNNLLEGESFEPTDNVQCEATNQGNAFGSDIGISDKPEENADSLNLLVTDQNCGSTSIIPLVDEEFEKENLLHEELESDKSQMVDVEFEKEILLHEELESDKNQMVDVEFEKDILLHEELESDKNRKRRRSKSIIWKPLELSEVEFCPEVIDEYALGCRSKTVRELLKTKVRKHLVYLGWTIEWTENNTPPHRRYRYKSPDKLNPKFYTSIFQVTKILQEDPNMNSGPPQIDSNLSHLLSDPPQMSQGFNVCPPTNEPSPVKFQVEPEFCPLAIVKYYCHSLERNSSDKRKWKLKAKKHLLSEGWMFDYPTERRKTTLYKSPQDQCLGTLQGACRLYLKEKIPEWTNSDHGDDDDLLSSVSQLLQKEPELRTIDGSPPTAKRNHKRARTSKASTQKDLESEVLTRVLRSSKRVQKVLGSSYQKPQNILSWLIDCNIVLPKYKVFYWETEGGNSPMFEGRITREGIRCTCCQNLYGLSGFANHAGGSSNCRPSACIFLKDGRSLLDCMMEVMQDHRTREITEKPHNDLFEGENDNICSVCNYGGELILCDQCPSAYHKNCLNLEGIPDGDWFCPSCRCGICGQNKIEETEDGHFLTCIQCEHKYHVECLRNGEKDDSRRCMKNWFCGEECERVYTGLQNLLGKPVLVGADNLTWTLVKYVNSETCGVGGAESDLVVENYSKLSVALSVMHECFEPLHNPFSSRDIVEDVIFNQRSELNRLNFQGFYTVLLERNEELISVATVRIFGEKIAEVPLVGTRFQYRRLGMCRVLMDELEKKLKQLGVERLVLPAVPGVLDTWTNSFGFEQMTNFERSQFLDYSFLDFQGTVMCQKLLTRFPSPESVVTRDATPKQKDGSFSVKCKINFEKASPVSEVDQAEGIGKRGMMDLQVWRSS is encoded by the exons ATGGAGGTTGATGGTGATAAGAGTGATAATGGAAAtcgaaaaaggaaaagaagattTTTGAAGAGAAAGCTTCTTGTCAATGAAAAAGTTGAG ttGAGAAGTTTGGAAGATGGTTTTCTGGGATCGTGGCATCCGGGGAAAATTCTCCGCTGCGGGAGGAAGACGCGTTATGTCAAATACGACAATATTCTTGATGATGAAGAATCGGATTATCTTATTGAAGTGGTGGATGTTTCTAGTGTTTTGGATGGTGTTAATTCTTCATCTGCTTTAGATTGTAGCTATCAGCGAGGCCTGATTAGACCATTACCGCCTCCAATTGAGTTACTGATAAAGGATCTTCCATTCGGACAATGTGTTGATGTGAAATATCAGGATGCTTGGTGGGAAGGTGTGATATTCGATCGCTGCAATGGAATGAAGGATAGGAGCATATTCTTCCCAGATTTAGGTGATGAAATGAAGGTTGGAGTTAAACAATTGAGGATCACTCAGGATTGGGATGAGTCAACTGAGAATTGGTTACCGAGAGGGAAATGGGTGTTTCTCGAGTTGTTTGAGGAGTGTGAGAGGGTATCCTATGTTGCAGTCTCAGTGAAACAGATTTGGTATGATATTAGGATGAGAAAGGATTTTGCTGAAACCATTAGAGAATGGACTTGTAATGTGAAGGAGTTGTGGAGAGACCTTGTTGTTGAGGTAATTGGTGATTACTATACCCTCACATTAAGCGAAGTTCGCCCTGCCTTAAACATTCCAAACAATTTACTCGAAGGAGAGTCATTTGAACCAACTGATAATGTTCAGTGTGAGGCTACTAATCAAGGTAATGCATTTGGTTCTGACATTGGAATATCTGATAAGCCTGAGGAAAACGCTGACTCCTTAAACTTGTTGGTTACTGATCAAAACTGTGGCAGCACAAGCATCATTCCTTTGGTGGATGAGGAATTTGAGAAGGAAAATCTTTTACATGAAGAGCTTGAATCAGATAAAAGTCAAATGGTGGATGTGGAGTTTGAGAAGGAAATTCTTTTACATGAAGAGCTTGAATCAGATAAAAATCAAATGGTGGATGTGGAATTTGAGAAGGACATTCTTTTACATGAAGAGCTTGAATCAGATAAAAATCGAAAACGGAGACGTTCTAAGTCCATAATTTGGAAGCCATTGGAACTGTCTGAAGTTGAATTCTGTCCTGAAGTTATTGATGAGTATGCACTTGGATGTAGGAGCAAGACGGTTCGGGAGCTTTTGAAGACGAAAGTAAGAAAACATCTTGTTTATCTTGGATGGACAATTGAATGGACCGAAAACAATACTCCTCCACATAGACGATACCGGTACAAGTCTCCGGATAAACTTAATCCAAAGTTTTACACTTCCATTTTTCAAGTTACTAAAATTTTGCAAGAGGATCCTAACATGAACTCTGGGCCACCTCAAATTGACAGCAATCTTTCACATCTGCTCTCTGATCCACCCCAAATGAGTCAAGGTTTCAACGTTTGTCCTCCAACCAATGAACCTTCTCCAGTTAAATTTCAAGTTGAACCAGAATTTTGTCCTCTAGCCATCGTGAAATACTACTGTCACTCATTAGAGAGAAACTCGTCTGATAAGAGAAAGTGGAAATTGAAGGCGAAAAAACATCTGTTATCAGAAGGATGGATGTTTGACTACCCAACTGAAAGAAGGAAGACTACTTTGTACAAGTCTCCACAAGATCAGTGTTTAGGCACACTTCAAGGTGCATGCAGACTATACCTTAAAGAAAAGATTCCCGAATGGACTAATTCTGAtcatggtgatgatgatgatctaCTTTCGAGTGTGTCCCAATTGCTTCAAAAAGAGCCTGAATTACGTACTATAGATGGTTCACCACCAACTGCAAAGAGAAACCATAAACGCGCAAGGACTTCAAAGGCTAGCACACAAAAGGACTTAGAGAGTGAAGTACTTACCCGGGTGCTAAGATCAAGCAAAAGGGTGCAGAAGGTTTTGGGTTCGTCATATCAAAAGCCTCAAAATATTCTGTCTTGGTTAATAGATTGCAACATTGTGTTGCCAAAGTACAAGGTCTTTTACTGGGAAACCGAAGGAGGAAACTCTCCTATGTTTGAAGGGAGGATAACTCGCGAAGGAATTAGGTGCACCTGTTGTCAGAATCTATATGGACTCAGTGGCTTTGCAAACCATGCTGGTGGAAGCAGTAACTGCAGGCCTTCGGCTTGTATATTTTTGAAGGATGGTAGGTCACTGTTAGATTGCATGATGGAAGTAATGCAAGATCACAGGACAAGAGAAATTACGGAGAAACCGCACAATGATCTGTTTGAAGGTGAAAATGACAACATTTGTTCTGTTTGTAACTACGGTGGTGAACTCATTTTATGCGACCAATGCCCCTCGGCGTATCATAAGAATTGTCTTAATTTGGAG GGCATCCCTGATGGTGATTGGTTTTGTCCATCATGCCGTTGCGGGATTTGCggccaaaataaaattgaagagaCTGAGGATGGACACTTTCTTACTTGCATTCAGTGTGAACATAAAT ATCATGTTGAGTGCCTCAGAAATGGAGAAAAAGATGATTCAAGACGATGTATGAAAAATTGGTTCTGTGGAGAAGAGTGTGAACGG GTCTATACTGGGCTCCAGAATCTATTAGGAAAGCCAGTTTTAGTGGGGGCAGACAATCTAACTTGGACATTGGTGAAGTATGTCAACTCTGAGACTTGCGGTGTTGGCGGTGCTGAAAGTGACTTAGTGGTGGAGAATTACAGCAAACTGAGTGTTGCACTCTCGGTGATGCATGAATGTTTTGAGCCCCTGCATAACCCTTTCTCTAGCAGAGATATCGTGGAAGATGTTATATTCAACCAAAG GTCTGAGCTCAATCGACTAAACTTCCAGGGTTTCTATACTGTACTTCTAGAGAGAAATGAAGAATTGATTAGTGTGGCGACTGTGAG GATATTTGGAGAGAAGATAGCAGAAGTGCCCCTCGTAGGTACCAGATTTCAGTACAGACGACTTGGAATGTGCCGCGTTTTAATGGATGAGCTCGAAAAG AAGCTAAAGCAACTTGGAGTGGAAAGACTAGTCTTGCCTGCTGTTCCCGGTGTGCTAGACACATGGACGAATTCTTTTGGTTTTGAGCAGATGACGAATTTTGAAAGGTCACAATTTCTGGACTATTCTTTCCTAGACTTTCAAGGAACTGTCATGTGTCAGAAACTTTTGACAAGATTTCCATCTCCGGAATCGGTTGTAACAAGAG ACGCGACTCCAAAACAAAAAGATGGTAGCTTCTCTGTtaaatgtaaaattaattttgaaaaggcTAGTCCAGTATCTGAAGTGGATCAAGCAGAAGGGATTGGCAAAAGAGGAATGATGGATCTACAAGTTTGGAGATCTTCCTaa
- the LOC11410634 gene encoding protein PMR5: MSLSFSVFASFFSLLFLLSLHCQIVSSFHYHHHHHHHHHEQVYHQKPSLKANNNQSSCALFVGSWVFDESYPFYQSSSCEIIDPEFNCQMNGRPDSDYLKYRWKPLNCELPRFNGVEFLLKMKGKSVMFVGDSLGRNQWQSLICMISAAAPNVETQLVRGDPLSTFTFLDYDVNISFHRVPYLVDIDVVQGKRILRLDEADKNGDTWKNVDVLVFNTGHWWSHQGSLQGWDYVELGGNFYPDMDRLVALERGMKTWANWVDANIDRSRTHVLFQAISPTHYDENEWNSAVGRATSVTTTKNCYGETAPISGTTTDFGGGETYTDQQMRVVNMVIREMRDPAYLLDITMLSEMRKDGHPSIYSGELSSQQKTDPDHSADCSHWCLPGLPDTWNQLLYVALFY, translated from the exons atgtctctttctttttctgtttttgcttcattcttctctcttctttttcttctttctcttcattgCCAAATAGTTTCTTCttttcattatcatcatcatcatcatcatcatcatcatgaacaAGTTTATCATCAAAAACCCAGTTTGAAAGCAAACAATAATCAAAGTAGTTGTGCATTGTTTGTAGGAAGTTGGGTTTTTGATGAAAGTTACCCTTTTTATCAATCTTCTAGCTGTGAAATTATAGACCCAGAATTTAATTGTCAAATGAATGGTCGTCCTGATTCTGATTACCTTAAATACCGTTGGAAACCACTCAATTGTGAGCTCCCAag GTTCAATGGAGTTGAgtttttgttgaagatgaaaGGAAAAAGTGTGATGTTTGTTGGTGATTCGTTAGGAAGGAACCAATGGCAGTCTTTGATTTGTATGATATCTGCTGCAGCACCTAATGTGGAGACACAATTGGTTAGGGGAGATCCTCTCTCCACTTTCACATTCTTG GACTATGATGTGAACATTTCATTTCATAGAGTTCCTTATTTAGTAGATATTGATGTGGTCCAAGGGAAAAGAATTTTAAGGCTTGATGAGGCAGATAAGAATGGTGACACATGGAAGAATGTTGATGTGTTGGTGTTCAACACAGGACATTGGTGGAGTCATCAAGGATCACTTCAAGG GTGGGATTATGTAGAATTAGGAGGGAATTTTTACCCTGATATGGATCGATTGGTAGCTTTGGAAAGGGGTATGAAAACATGGGCTAATTGGGTGGATGCTAATATTGACAGAAGTAGAACCCATGTGTTATTTCAGGCAATTTCTCCCACACATTATGA CGAAAATGAATGGAATTCAGCTGTTGGTAGAGCAACAAGTGTAACGACGACAAAGAATTGCTATGGTGAAACAGCACCAATCAGTGGCACAACAACAGACTTTGGAGGAGGAGAAACATACACTGATCAACAAATGAGAGTAGTTAACATGGTGATTCGAGAAATGCGCGATCCTGCATATCTTCTTGACATCACAATGTTATCAGAAATGAGGAAAGATGGACACCCTTCAATTTACAGTGGTGAATTGAGTTCCCAGCAGAAAACTGACCCTGATCACTCAGCTGATTGTAGCCATTGGTGTCTTCCTGGTTTGCCTGATACTTGGAATCAACTGCTCTATGTTGCTTTATTCTATTAA
- the LOC11426313 gene encoding asparagine synthetase, root [glutamine-hydrolyzing]: MCGILAVLGCSDPTRAKRVRVLELSRRLKHRGPDWSGLHQHGDCFLAHQRLAIVDPASGDQPLFNEDKSVIVTVNGEIYNHEALRKQLSNHTFRTGSDCDVIAHLYEEYGEDFVDKLDGIFSFVLLDTRDNSYIVARDAIGVTSLYIGWGLDGSVWISSEMKALNDDCEHFECFPPGHLYSSKDGGFRRWYNPPWYSEAIPSAPYDPLALRHAFEKAVIKRLMTDVPFGVLLSGGLDSSLVASITSRYLATTKAAEQWGSKLHSFCVGLEGSPDLKAGKEVADYLGTVHHEFTFTVQDGIDAIEDVIYHVETYDVTTIRASTPMFLMSRKIKSLGVKWVISGEGSDEIFGGYLYFHKAPNKEEFHQETCRKIKALHQYDCQRANKSTFAWGLEARVPFLDKEFINVAMNIDPENKMIKKDEGRIEKYILRKAFDDEENPYLPKHILYRQKEQFSDGVGYSWIDGLKAHAAKHVTDRMMLNAGNIYPHNTPNTKEAYYYRMIFERFFPQNSARLTVPGGPTVACSTAKAVEWDASWSKNLDPSGRAALGVHDSAYENQKTLVNKPVEFEKIIPLEASPVEVAIQS; the protein is encoded by the exons ATGTGTGGTATTCTTGCTGTGCTTGGTTGCTCTGATCCTACTAGAGCTAAGAGGGTTCGTGTCCTTGAGCTTTCACGCAG ATTGAAGCACCGTGGCCCTGATTGGAGTGGGCTCCACCAACATGGTGACTGCTTTTTGGCACACCAACGGTTAGCCATAGTTGATCCTGCTTCTGGGGATCAACCTCTCTTTAATGAAGACAAATCTGTCATTGTCACG GTAAATGGAGAGATTTACAACCATGAAGCTCTCAGGAAACAGCTGTCTAATCACACATTCCGAACGGGAAGTGATTGTGATGTTATTGCACACTTG TACGAGGAATATGGAGAAGACTTTGTGGACAAGTTGGATGGTATCTTTTCCTTTGTTCTATTGGATACTCGTGATAACAGTTACATAGTGGCTAGAGATGCTATAGGAGTAACTTCCCTATACATTGGTTGGGGATTGGATG GTTCTGTTTGGATTTCATCAGAAATGAAAGCCTTGAATGATGATTGTGAACATTTTGAGTGTTTTCCACCTGGTCATTTGTACTCTAGCAAAGATGGTGGATTTAGAAGATGGTACAATCCTCCCTGGTACTCTGAGGCTATTCCATCAGCTCCTTATGATCCTCTAGCTTTGAGGCATGCCTTTGAGAAG GCAGTGATAAAGAGGTTGATGACTGATGTGCCTTTTGGTGTTCTACTATCTGGAGGTTTGGACTCATCATTGGTTGCATCCATCACTTCTCGCTACCTAGCAACCACTAAAGCTGCTGAACAATGGGGATCAAAATTACACTCATTCTGCGTTGGCCTTGAG GGCTCACCTGATCTTAAGGCTGGAAAAGAAGTTGCAGATTACCTTGGAACTGTTCACCATGAGTTTACCTTTACTGTTCAG GATGGTATAGATGCAATTGAGGATGTTATATACCATGTTGAAACATATGATGTGACTACAATTAGAGCAAGTACACCTATGTTTCTTATGTCAAGGAAGATTAAATCACTTGGTGTCAAATGGGTGATCTCTGGTGAAGGATCTGATGAGATATTTGGTGGATATCTGTACTTTCACAAGGCACCAAACAAGGAAGAGTTCCACCAAGAAACATGCCGCAAG ATCAAAGCACTCCACCAATATGATTGCCAGAGAGCAAATAAATCAACCTTTGCTTGGGGTCTAGAAGCCAGAGTTCCATTTTTGGACAAGGAGTTTATCAATGTTGCAATGAATATTGATCCTGAGAATAAAATG ataaaaaaagatgaaggaCGAATTGAGAAGTATATTCTGAGGAAGGCCTTCGATGATGAAGAGAATCCTTATCTGCCAAAG CACATTTTATACAGGCAGAAGGAACAATTCAGTGATGGTGTTGGTTATAGTTGGATTGATGGCCTTAAAGCTCATGCTGCAAAACAT GTGACTGATAGGATGATGCTTAATGCTGGCAATATCTACCCCCACAACACCCCAAACACCAAGGAAGCATACTACTACAGAATGATCTTTGAGAGGTTCTTCCCCCAG AACTCAGCAAGGCTAACTGTTCCTGGAGGACCAACTGTTGCATGTAGCACAGCTAAGGCTGTTGAGTGGGATGCTTCTTGGTCCAAGAACCTTGATCCTTCTGGTAGAGCAGCACTTGGAGTTCATGATTCAGCTTACGAAAACCAGAAAACCTTGGTCAACAAACCTGTAGAATTTGAGAAGATTATACCATTGGAAGCTTCTCCAGTTGAGGTTGCCATTCAGAGCTAG